From Rhodococcus sp. B7740, one genomic window encodes:
- a CDS encoding NUDIX hydrolase, which translates to MRGDGDGWVIGENGTRHWGRHGAAGLLLRAPSDAGEPMVLLQHRALWSHQGGTWALPGGARDSHESTAHAAVREAHEEAGITAEQVSVRSERVTASVDSGWSYTTVVADTDHPLTTVPNGESTELRWVPESVVDELPLHPGFASSWPSLRTVPLRVLLDTANVLGSRPNGWWKDRTGSTSALLTSLAETLPRTVELPSGQYGWLTRIDAVLEGRARDAVVDDPRTRTILADGSGDDTLAEQAHIDGDLTALVTADRGLRDRLPESVQVLTPSAVLGWL; encoded by the coding sequence ATGCGTGGTGACGGCGACGGCTGGGTGATCGGCGAGAACGGCACTCGGCACTGGGGAAGGCACGGTGCCGCCGGCCTGTTGCTGCGCGCACCGTCCGACGCAGGCGAGCCGATGGTGTTGCTGCAGCACCGTGCCCTGTGGAGTCACCAGGGCGGAACGTGGGCACTGCCCGGCGGAGCCCGCGATTCCCACGAGAGCACGGCGCACGCGGCGGTGCGCGAGGCCCACGAAGAAGCCGGCATCACGGCCGAACAGGTCAGTGTTCGCAGCGAGCGCGTCACCGCGAGTGTCGACAGCGGCTGGTCGTACACCACCGTCGTCGCCGACACCGATCATCCGTTGACCACCGTGCCCAACGGGGAGAGCACCGAGCTGCGCTGGGTGCCGGAGTCGGTCGTCGACGAACTCCCCTTGCACCCGGGCTTCGCGTCGAGCTGGCCGTCGCTGCGTACCGTGCCGCTGCGGGTGCTGCTCGACACCGCCAACGTGCTGGGGTCCCGGCCGAACGGATGGTGGAAGGACCGCACCGGGTCGACGAGCGCACTGCTGACCTCGCTCGCCGAGACGCTGCCTCGCACCGTCGAACTGCCCAGCGGTCAGTACGGCTGGCTCACCCGCATCGACGCCGTGCTCGAAGGCCGGGCCAGGGACGCCGTGGTGGACGACCCCCGCACCCGCACGATTCTCGCCGACGGCAGTGGCGACGACACCTTGGCCGAGCAGGCCCACATCGACGGAGACCTGACCGCGCTCGTCACCGCCGACCGCGGACTACGCGACCGGCTGCCGGAATCGGTGCAGGTCCTGACGCCGTCCGCAGTACTGGGTTGGCTCTAG
- the thiO gene encoding glycine oxidase ThiO — MHIVVIGGGVIGLSTALRLSQDGHRVVVHDPALGKGASWVAGGMLAPLSEGWPGEHELLHLGAASLARWPDFARRLPGPSVFSATGSVTVALDSADAADLRTIAEWVGEQGHELEILGRAQLRELEPALAQNIRLGLLAPTELSVDNRALIAALEQGCRDAGVELVTTPVETVPDADQVVLAAGAQSAALWPTLPVRPVKGEILRLRRRPSAAPPPSRTVRGTVHGRAIYLVPRGDGLVVGATQYESGQDTQVTVAGVRDLIADAERLMPSIGEYELYETAAGLRPMSPDGLPLIGRLSPRLIAATGHGRNGILLAPITADAVAALVSGETLPEAKAADPQRFPQIERTP; from the coding sequence GTGCACATCGTCGTTATCGGCGGAGGCGTCATCGGGTTGTCGACGGCACTGCGCCTGAGCCAGGACGGTCACCGAGTGGTGGTGCACGATCCCGCGCTCGGCAAGGGCGCATCCTGGGTCGCAGGCGGCATGCTGGCACCGCTGTCCGAGGGCTGGCCCGGCGAACACGAACTGCTGCACCTGGGCGCTGCGTCGCTGGCGAGGTGGCCGGACTTCGCCCGACGCCTCCCCGGACCCTCGGTGTTCTCCGCAACCGGATCGGTGACGGTTGCCCTCGACTCGGCCGATGCCGCCGACCTACGAACCATCGCCGAATGGGTGGGCGAACAGGGACACGAACTCGAGATTCTCGGCCGCGCACAGCTGCGTGAGCTCGAACCTGCACTGGCGCAGAACATCCGACTGGGCCTGCTGGCTCCGACCGAGTTGTCGGTGGACAATCGGGCGCTGATCGCCGCGCTCGAGCAGGGGTGCCGGGACGCGGGAGTCGAGTTGGTGACCACCCCGGTGGAGACCGTGCCCGACGCCGATCAGGTGGTCCTGGCCGCCGGGGCACAGTCGGCCGCATTGTGGCCCACGCTGCCCGTCCGGCCGGTCAAAGGCGAGATCCTGCGACTGCGACGACGGCCGAGCGCCGCACCGCCGCCATCGCGCACCGTCCGTGGAACCGTGCACGGCCGCGCGATCTACCTGGTACCGCGCGGCGACGGATTGGTCGTCGGCGCAACCCAATACGAATCCGGTCAGGACACCCAGGTCACCGTCGCCGGGGTGCGAGACCTCATCGCCGACGCCGAACGACTCATGCCGAGCATCGGCGAGTACGAACTGTACGAAACCGCTGCGGGCCTGCGGCCGATGAGCCCGGACGGGTTACCGCTGATCGGCAGGCTGTCTCCCCGGTTGATCGCCGCGACCGGACACGGACGCAACGGCATCCTGCTCGCCCCCATCACCGCCGACGCCGTCGCCGCACTGGTGTCCGGCGAGACGCTACCCGAGGCGAAAGCAGCCGACCCCCAGAGATTTCCGCAGATCGAGAGGACACCATGA
- a CDS encoding glutamate ABC transporter substrate-binding protein, with translation MKRLLAVGILVTSLVVGCATPENAPPQAETTFTEPPLPDGASVAARPTESPADDECARPTASLRPLQTGTDAPPPPQPTVDALRAKGRLVVGLDTGSNLFSFRDPMTGQLVGFDVDIAREVSRDLFGDPNRLDFRILTSAQRLEALQDSSVDMVVKTMTITCARRKDVQFSTVYFQAQHRVLVVQGSGIRGVEDLAGKRVCAVEGTTSLRRVQRVQPAATVVTVPMWSDCLVVLQQRQVDAISTDDAILAGLAAQDPYLEIVGDSLSPEPYGVGINKNNEDLVRFVNGTLARIRSDGTWNRIYDRWLTVLGPSPGPPSATYSD, from the coding sequence GTGAAACGTCTACTTGCCGTTGGCATTCTGGTCACCTCCCTGGTGGTCGGCTGCGCCACGCCGGAAAACGCTCCGCCGCAAGCGGAGACGACGTTCACCGAACCGCCGCTACCGGACGGCGCGTCCGTCGCCGCCCGCCCCACCGAGAGTCCCGCCGACGACGAGTGCGCGCGCCCCACTGCCAGCCTGCGCCCGCTGCAGACAGGCACCGATGCTCCGCCGCCACCACAACCGACCGTCGACGCATTGCGCGCCAAGGGCCGGTTGGTCGTCGGGTTGGACACGGGCAGCAATCTTTTCAGCTTCCGTGATCCGATGACCGGCCAGCTGGTCGGGTTCGATGTCGACATCGCGCGGGAAGTCTCACGAGATCTGTTCGGCGATCCGAATCGATTGGACTTTCGCATCCTCACCTCTGCGCAGCGGCTCGAAGCTCTGCAGGATTCTTCGGTGGACATGGTGGTCAAGACCATGACCATCACGTGTGCTCGCCGCAAGGATGTCCAGTTCTCCACCGTGTACTTCCAAGCGCAGCACCGTGTTCTGGTGGTACAGGGATCGGGCATCCGCGGTGTCGAGGATCTGGCAGGCAAGAGAGTGTGCGCAGTGGAGGGCACCACCTCGCTGCGACGCGTTCAACGCGTCCAACCCGCCGCGACGGTGGTGACGGTGCCGATGTGGTCGGATTGCCTTGTGGTGCTGCAGCAACGGCAGGTCGACGCCATCAGCACCGACGACGCGATCCTCGCCGGTCTCGCCGCTCAGGATCCCTACCTCGAGATCGTCGGTGACAGCCTGAGCCCGGAGCCGTACGGGGTGGGGATCAACAAGAACAACGAGGATCTGGTGCGCTTCGTCAACGGGACGTTGGCGCGCATCCGCTCCGACGGCACCTGGAATCGCATCTACGATCGTTGGCTGACGGTGCTCGGTCCCTCCCCCGGTCCGCCCAGCGCGACGTACAGCGATTAG
- the pta gene encoding phosphate acetyltransferase, with protein MAEPSGTDASDMYPSSIYIASPEGDTGKSTIALGVLQMLAASAARVGVFRPIARSTDEPDYILELLVEHTTADLTYEQSLGVTYEQVHADADAALSEIVNRYHEVAAQCDAVVIVGSDYTDVGSPSELGFNARIAVNLGAPVLLALRGSGRTPDEIAQLATLCHGELRQHHAHLAAIVANRCAPDDLDAVTDALASVGVPAWSLPEIPLLVAPTVAELLEAVDGSLYSGDSSLLQREALRVMVGGMTAEHILERLTEGVVVIAPADRSDVLLALVNAHEAEGFPSLAGIIMNGGIEPHPAIARLVAGLGPRLPILTTELGTFDTASAAAQTRGRVAVGSQRKVDTALGLMEQRVDAKTLLGRLDIAIPTITTPQMFEYQLIHRARADRKHIVLPEGGDDRILRAAGRLLQRQVADLTILGEEGPIRRRASELGVDLDSATVLDPKNCDYAEDFAAEYTELRKHKGMTIDRAREIMADISYFGTMMVHKGIADGMVSGAAHTTAHTIKPSFEIIKTTEGVSTVSSIFLMCLSDRVLAYGDCAVVPDPTAEQLADIALSSAQTAAQFGIEPRVAMLSYSTGESGSGADVDKVRQATALVRERNPELLVEGPIQYDAAIEPSVAASKLPDSDVAGRATVFIFPDLNTGNNTYKAVQRSAGAVAVGPVLQGLRKPVNDLSRGALVEDIVNTVAITAIQAQGIAEADGEGK; from the coding sequence ATGGCTGAGCCCAGCGGCACCGACGCGTCGGACATGTATCCCTCGAGCATCTACATCGCGTCACCGGAAGGGGACACCGGGAAGTCGACCATCGCGCTCGGTGTGCTGCAGATGCTCGCCGCGTCCGCGGCCAGGGTCGGGGTGTTTCGTCCCATCGCCCGCTCCACCGACGAGCCGGATTACATCCTCGAGTTGCTCGTCGAGCACACCACCGCAGATCTGACGTACGAGCAGTCGCTCGGTGTCACGTACGAGCAGGTGCACGCCGATGCGGATGCAGCGCTCAGCGAGATCGTCAACCGGTACCACGAGGTGGCCGCTCAGTGCGACGCCGTGGTGATCGTGGGCAGCGACTACACCGACGTCGGCAGTCCCAGTGAGCTCGGTTTCAATGCTCGCATCGCCGTGAATCTCGGTGCCCCCGTGCTGCTTGCGCTGCGCGGGTCCGGTCGCACGCCCGACGAGATCGCGCAGCTGGCCACTCTGTGCCACGGCGAGCTGCGTCAGCATCATGCCCACCTGGCTGCGATCGTGGCCAACCGTTGCGCGCCGGACGATCTCGATGCGGTGACCGACGCCTTGGCGTCGGTCGGCGTGCCTGCGTGGTCGCTACCGGAGATCCCACTGCTCGTCGCGCCGACGGTGGCGGAGCTGCTCGAGGCGGTGGACGGTTCCCTGTACTCCGGTGACTCGTCGCTGCTGCAGCGAGAAGCGTTGCGGGTCATGGTCGGTGGTATGACGGCCGAACACATCCTCGAACGCCTCACCGAGGGCGTCGTCGTCATCGCGCCGGCGGACCGGTCCGACGTGCTGCTCGCCCTCGTCAATGCCCATGAGGCGGAGGGTTTTCCCTCACTGGCCGGCATCATCATGAACGGCGGCATCGAACCCCATCCGGCGATCGCTCGTCTGGTGGCAGGGCTCGGCCCCCGGTTGCCGATTCTGACCACCGAGCTCGGCACCTTCGATACCGCCTCCGCTGCAGCGCAGACGCGCGGCCGCGTGGCGGTGGGATCGCAGCGCAAGGTGGACACCGCACTCGGACTGATGGAACAGCGGGTCGACGCGAAAACCCTTCTGGGGCGGCTCGACATCGCCATCCCCACCATCACGACCCCGCAGATGTTCGAGTACCAGCTGATCCACCGAGCCCGCGCCGACCGCAAACACATCGTGCTTCCGGAGGGCGGTGACGATCGCATCCTCCGGGCTGCCGGACGTCTGCTGCAGCGTCAGGTCGCGGACCTGACGATCCTCGGCGAGGAGGGCCCCATTCGACGACGCGCATCGGAACTGGGCGTCGATCTCGACAGCGCTACGGTTCTCGACCCCAAGAACTGCGACTACGCCGAGGACTTCGCCGCCGAGTACACCGAGCTGCGCAAACACAAGGGCATGACGATCGACCGTGCCCGCGAGATCATGGCCGACATCTCGTACTTCGGAACGATGATGGTGCACAAAGGAATTGCCGACGGCATGGTCTCCGGTGCCGCGCACACCACCGCGCACACCATCAAGCCGTCGTTCGAGATCATCAAGACGACCGAGGGCGTATCGACCGTGTCGTCCATCTTCCTGATGTGCCTGTCCGATCGTGTTCTCGCCTACGGCGACTGCGCCGTCGTACCCGACCCGACGGCCGAGCAACTCGCCGACATCGCCTTGTCCTCCGCGCAGACAGCAGCCCAGTTCGGTATCGAGCCGCGGGTGGCGATGCTGTCGTACTCCACCGGTGAGTCCGGTTCCGGAGCCGATGTCGACAAGGTACGGCAAGCCACAGCGCTTGTGCGCGAACGCAATCCGGAACTGCTCGTGGAGGGTCCGATTCAGTACGACGCGGCGATCGAACCGTCCGTCGCCGCGTCGAAGCTGCCCGACTCCGACGTTGCAGGCCGTGCGACGGTGTTCATCTTCCCGGACCTCAACACCGGCAACAACACCTACAAGGCCGTCCAGCGCAGTGCCGGTGCGGTCGCCGTCGGACCCGTTCTGCAGGGCCTGCGCAAGCCCGTCAACGATCTCTCGCGCGGCGCGCTGGTCGAGGACATCGTCAACACCGTCGCGATCACCGCGATTCAGGCACAGGGCATCGCCGAGGCCGATGGGGAGGGCAAGTGA
- the thiE gene encoding thiamine phosphate synthase — translation MHPSQTARNQTPRERLASARLYLCTDARRDKGDLAQFAEAALSGGVDIIQLRDKNSAGEREFGPLEAKDELAALAILLAATKRHGALLAVNDRADLALASGADVLHLGQGDLPVHYARQILGPDVVIGRSTQNRAQSSLAAIEDGVDYFAVGPVWPTPTKPNRKAAGLETLRATADALPERPWFAIGGVDATNVDQVRAAGADRIVVVRAITEARDPQAAARDLVRALQA, via the coding sequence GTGCATCCATCTCAGACCGCCCGCAACCAGACTCCCCGTGAGCGTCTTGCGTCCGCTCGCCTGTACCTGTGTACCGATGCCAGGCGCGACAAGGGCGACCTCGCGCAGTTCGCCGAGGCCGCGTTGTCCGGTGGCGTCGACATCATCCAGCTGCGTGACAAGAATTCCGCAGGCGAGCGCGAGTTCGGGCCCCTCGAGGCCAAGGACGAGCTCGCGGCGCTGGCGATTCTGCTCGCTGCGACCAAGCGGCACGGTGCGCTGCTGGCGGTCAACGACCGTGCGGATCTGGCGTTGGCCTCGGGCGCGGATGTGCTGCACCTCGGTCAGGGTGATCTGCCGGTGCACTACGCGCGGCAGATCCTGGGGCCGGATGTGGTGATCGGCCGCTCGACGCAGAACCGGGCCCAGTCCTCGCTCGCCGCGATCGAGGACGGCGTCGACTACTTCGCCGTCGGGCCGGTGTGGCCGACGCCCACCAAGCCCAACCGCAAGGCCGCGGGGCTCGAGACTCTGCGGGCGACGGCGGACGCGCTGCCGGAACGGCCGTGGTTCGCCATCGGCGGCGTCGACGCGACCAATGTCGATCAGGTTCGGGCCGCCGGTGCCGATCGCATCGTCGTGGTCCGCGCGATCACCGAGGCGCGGGATCCACAGGCCGCAGCCCGGGACTTGGTCCGAGCACTGCAGGCCTAG
- a CDS encoding acetate kinase codes for MSILVVNSGSSSVKFQLVDPGSGESVASGLVERIGESDGRVELDHRGETVERVQRIDDHGAGLALAFEMLADAGVELESVTAVGHRVVHGGTVFYRPTIIDDSVVQQISDLSNLAPLHNPPNVLGIEVARKQLPNVPHVAVFDTAFFHSLPDAAATYAIDATVAAEHDIRRYGFHGTSHRYVSEQVAQFLGRDLADIDQIVLHLGNGASASAVAGGKAVDTSMGLTPLEGLVMGTRSGDIDPGVIMHLRRSAGMSVDDIDDLLNRRSGLIGLSGVNDFRQLQQRIDDGDASARLAYEVYIHRLRKYIGAYMIGLGKLDAITFTAGVGENASAVRADALANLEGFGIEIDAERNALRSKQARVISTDASAVTVLVVPTDEELAIARAADDLVREGS; via the coding sequence GTGAGTATCCTCGTCGTCAACTCCGGCTCGTCCTCGGTCAAGTTCCAACTGGTCGACCCCGGCTCGGGGGAGTCCGTGGCCAGCGGGCTCGTCGAGCGCATCGGTGAGTCCGACGGACGCGTCGAACTCGACCACCGGGGCGAGACCGTCGAGCGAGTCCAGCGCATCGACGATCACGGTGCCGGTCTGGCCCTGGCCTTCGAGATGCTCGCCGACGCAGGCGTCGAACTGGAATCGGTCACCGCCGTCGGGCACCGTGTGGTCCACGGCGGGACGGTCTTCTACCGTCCGACGATCATCGACGACTCCGTCGTGCAACAGATCTCCGATCTGAGCAACCTTGCGCCGCTGCACAATCCGCCGAACGTGCTGGGCATCGAGGTCGCCAGGAAGCAGCTGCCGAACGTGCCGCACGTGGCCGTGTTCGACACGGCCTTCTTTCATTCCCTGCCCGACGCCGCCGCGACCTATGCCATCGACGCAACCGTCGCTGCCGAGCACGACATTCGGCGCTACGGCTTCCACGGCACCTCGCATCGGTACGTGTCCGAGCAGGTGGCGCAGTTCCTCGGTCGCGACCTCGCCGACATCGACCAGATCGTGCTGCATCTGGGCAACGGTGCCTCGGCCTCGGCCGTCGCAGGGGGCAAGGCGGTCGACACCTCGATGGGACTGACTCCACTCGAAGGGCTCGTGATGGGTACCCGCAGTGGGGATATCGACCCCGGTGTGATCATGCACCTGCGACGCAGTGCAGGCATGAGCGTCGACGACATCGACGACCTGCTCAACCGTCGCTCCGGCCTGATCGGACTGTCCGGGGTCAACGACTTCAGACAACTGCAGCAGCGCATCGACGACGGGGACGCCTCCGCACGTCTGGCGTACGAGGTCTACATTCATCGTCTCCGCAAGTACATCGGCGCGTACATGATCGGCTTGGGCAAGCTCGACGCCATCACGTTCACCGCCGGTGTCGGTGAGAACGCCTCAGCGGTGCGTGCGGATGCCCTGGCGAATCTCGAGGGCTTCGGCATCGAGATCGATGCCGAGCGTAATGCGCTGCGCAGCAAACAGGCTCGGGTGATCTCGACCGACGCGTCTGCCGTCACGGTGTTGGTGGTGCCGACCGACGAGGAGCTGGCGATCGCTCGTGCGGCGGACGACCTCGTCCGAGAAGGCAGCTAG
- a CDS encoding serine/threonine-protein kinase, whose amino-acid sequence MDDEQQPTAPAERTQAVSRTDDSERTRAVSRTQAVSGTDGVERTQAVSRSTVGDPTPTSTASQSASTRSKTGRSRSGRSRSTGIRRRLGGGLVDVPRVEPVDPATAVMSDPTVPQHKRFCWKCNAKVGRSEPGEPDVAMGICPHCGATFDFTPLLEPGDRVVGQYDVQGCIAHGGLGWIYLAIDRNVSDRWVVLKGLLHFGDEEAHAVAVAERQFLAEVAHPGVVKIYNFVEQPRSDGSTVGFIVMEYVGGRSLRDILTACGDGARLPVEQALAYVLEVLPALGYLHSIGLVYNDLKPENIMVSDDQIKLIDLGAVAGIEDYGYLYGTVGYQAPEIVKTGPTVASDIFTVGRTLAVLTLDMPSKNGKYLDGLPSAEESEVLQQFPSLHRLLLRATHEDPTRRFRSADELAGQATGVLREILAIRTGVERPGLSTVFSPPRTTFGTEQSVGRTDTYVDGTVRHERMTAAEVVAALPVPLVDPNDPSAPLLAAAVHVEPRQTLDSLQHAKRNGIERVTAGAESGRSAGSSSPVELSLEITLAEVKAHLDLGNVVDATDILAKVQSTDHTADPWRVQWYAGLIALLHHEYDSAFTHFDNVLGAMPGELAPKLALGATSELLGHVAAGDKEEAEKWRARAEGLYRAVWRTNRGIVSSAFGLARQLQRRGDQTGAIAALDQVPISSRHYSMARMTSVLTLLMDRSRAELSEADFRSAARRVALLPKAESRALQMRTLVLAMALDWIVSGHAATAEREPILSVPFTEDGLRRGTEKGLRALARNATDRAHRFSLVDLANAIRPRSLF is encoded by the coding sequence ATGGACGACGAACAGCAGCCCACGGCCCCGGCGGAGCGAACGCAGGCGGTCTCGCGCACCGACGACAGCGAGCGCACCCGGGCGGTGTCGAGAACGCAAGCAGTGTCGGGAACGGACGGCGTCGAGCGTACTCAGGCCGTCTCGCGGTCGACGGTCGGCGATCCGACCCCGACATCGACGGCGTCACAGTCCGCTTCCACCCGCTCCAAGACGGGTCGATCGAGATCCGGTCGATCGCGCAGCACCGGCATTCGGCGACGACTCGGCGGCGGTCTGGTGGACGTGCCTCGCGTCGAACCGGTCGATCCCGCCACTGCAGTGATGTCGGATCCGACGGTGCCGCAGCACAAACGGTTCTGTTGGAAGTGCAATGCCAAGGTCGGTCGCAGCGAACCGGGTGAGCCCGACGTGGCGATGGGTATCTGCCCGCACTGCGGCGCCACGTTCGACTTCACTCCACTGCTGGAGCCGGGCGATCGCGTGGTCGGCCAGTACGACGTGCAGGGGTGCATCGCACACGGTGGGCTCGGCTGGATCTACCTCGCCATCGACCGCAACGTCAGTGACCGCTGGGTGGTCCTCAAGGGACTGCTGCATTTCGGGGACGAAGAGGCGCACGCGGTCGCGGTCGCGGAGCGACAGTTCCTCGCCGAGGTCGCCCACCCCGGCGTGGTGAAGATCTACAACTTCGTCGAGCAACCCCGCAGCGACGGCTCGACCGTCGGCTTCATCGTGATGGAATACGTCGGCGGTCGTTCGCTGCGCGACATCCTCACCGCCTGCGGTGACGGTGCCCGTCTGCCCGTCGAGCAAGCGTTGGCCTACGTACTCGAAGTGCTTCCGGCACTGGGCTATCTGCATTCGATCGGGCTGGTCTACAACGACCTCAAACCGGAGAACATCATGGTCTCCGACGACCAGATCAAACTCATCGACCTCGGCGCGGTCGCGGGCATCGAGGACTACGGCTACCTGTACGGCACGGTGGGTTATCAGGCACCGGAGATCGTGAAGACGGGACCGACGGTGGCGTCGGACATCTTCACCGTCGGCCGCACACTCGCGGTGTTGACGCTGGACATGCCGTCGAAGAACGGCAAGTACCTCGACGGCCTACCCTCGGCCGAGGAATCCGAAGTGCTACAGCAGTTTCCGTCGTTGCATCGACTGCTGCTGCGCGCGACGCACGAGGACCCCACTCGGCGGTTCCGATCCGCGGACGAGTTGGCCGGGCAGGCCACCGGCGTGCTGCGTGAGATTCTGGCCATCAGGACAGGTGTCGAGCGGCCCGGACTGTCGACGGTGTTCAGCCCGCCCCGTACGACCTTCGGCACCGAGCAGTCGGTGGGACGCACCGACACCTACGTGGACGGTACGGTACGCCACGAACGAATGACGGCCGCCGAAGTGGTTGCTGCGCTTCCGGTTCCACTGGTGGACCCCAACGATCCGAGCGCGCCGTTGCTGGCGGCGGCCGTACACGTCGAACCGCGACAGACCCTGGACTCGCTGCAGCACGCCAAACGCAACGGCATCGAACGCGTCACCGCCGGGGCCGAATCGGGCCGCTCCGCAGGTTCGTCGAGTCCGGTGGAACTGAGCCTCGAGATCACGCTCGCCGAGGTCAAGGCCCACCTGGATCTCGGGAACGTCGTCGATGCAACCGACATCCTGGCGAAGGTGCAGTCGACCGACCACACTGCCGACCCGTGGCGGGTGCAGTGGTACGCGGGCCTGATCGCGCTGCTGCATCACGAATACGATTCTGCGTTCACCCATTTCGACAACGTGCTCGGTGCGATGCCCGGCGAACTCGCGCCCAAGCTCGCTCTCGGAGCCACGTCGGAACTGCTCGGGCATGTGGCCGCGGGCGACAAGGAGGAAGCCGAGAAGTGGCGGGCCCGCGCCGAGGGCCTGTACCGAGCGGTGTGGCGAACCAATCGTGGCATCGTCAGCTCGGCGTTCGGCCTGGCGAGGCAGTTGCAGCGCCGAGGCGATCAGACCGGTGCCATCGCCGCGCTCGATCAGGTGCCGATCAGCTCGCGGCACTACTCCATGGCCCGCATGACCAGCGTGTTGACGTTGCTGATGGATCGCTCGCGAGCCGAGCTGTCCGAGGCCGATTTCCGTTCTGCAGCACGTCGAGTGGCGCTGCTACCCAAAGCCGAGAGCCGGGCGTTGCAGATGCGGACACTGGTGCTGGCGATGGCCCTGGACTGGATCGTCTCCGGCCACGCCGCCACAGCCGAGCGAGAACCCATTCTCAGCGTCCCGTTCACCGAGGACGGGTTGCGGCGCGGCACCGAGAAGGGCCTTCGCGCACTGGCCCGCAACGCCACCGATCGCGCCCACCGCTTCTCGCTGGTGGATCTGGCGAACGCGATCAGACCACGGTCGCTCTTCTGA
- the thiS gene encoding sulfur carrier protein ThiS, with product MTQVAIGITVNGEDHLLTEDMTMRRLLEFLGMPEKGIAVAVDGAVLPKSRWDSTSVEKGWTIDILTAVQGG from the coding sequence ATGACACAGGTCGCGATCGGTATCACCGTCAACGGTGAAGACCACCTGCTCACCGAGGACATGACCATGCGTCGGCTGCTCGAATTCCTGGGCATGCCCGAGAAGGGCATCGCCGTCGCCGTCGACGGTGCCGTGCTGCCCAAGAGCCGCTGGGACAGCACCAGCGTCGAAAAGGGTTGGACCATCGACATTCTCACGGCGGTACAGGGTGGATAG
- a CDS encoding thiazole synthase: protein MDSALTIADRTFASRLITGTGGAANLAVLEDALVASGTELTTVAMRRVDAAGGTGVLDLLRRLNIAPLPNTAGCRGAAEAVLTAQLGREALETDWVKLEVIADERTLLPDAIELVTAAEQLVDDGFQVLPYTTDDPVLAKRLEDIGCVAVMPLGSPIGTGLGIANPHNIEMIVDAASVPVILDAGIGTASDATLAMELGCDAVLLATAVTRAKDPALMAWAMRNAVAAGYQARHAGRIPKRFWAQASSPM, encoded by the coding sequence GTGGATAGCGCACTCACCATCGCCGATCGCACTTTCGCCTCCCGGCTCATCACCGGCACCGGAGGAGCAGCGAATCTCGCGGTACTCGAGGACGCCCTCGTCGCGTCGGGAACCGAACTGACCACCGTTGCGATGCGCCGCGTCGACGCCGCCGGTGGGACGGGAGTGCTGGATCTGCTGCGCCGGTTGAACATCGCCCCGCTGCCCAACACCGCAGGCTGCCGCGGCGCGGCCGAAGCAGTGCTCACCGCGCAACTGGGCCGTGAGGCGCTCGAGACCGACTGGGTGAAACTCGAAGTGATCGCCGACGAGCGAACCCTGCTGCCCGACGCCATCGAATTGGTCACGGCCGCAGAACAACTCGTGGACGACGGCTTCCAGGTTCTCCCGTACACCACCGACGACCCGGTGCTGGCCAAGCGGCTCGAGGACATCGGCTGCGTGGCCGTCATGCCGCTCGGCTCACCCATCGGCACCGGCCTCGGCATCGCAAACCCCCACAACATCGAGATGATCGTCGACGCCGCATCGGTTCCGGTGATCCTCGACGCGGGCATCGGCACCGCCAGCGACGCCACCCTCGCGATGGAACTCGGCTGCGACGCGGTGCTGCTCGCGACCGCAGTGACCCGGGCGAAGGACCCGGCGCTGATGGCGTGGGCGATGCGGAACGCGGTGGCGGCGGGATACCAGGCCCGACATGCCGGCCGCATTCCGAAACGATTCTGGGCGCAGGCCAGCTCGCCCATGTGA